In Topomyia yanbarensis strain Yona2022 chromosome 2, ASM3024719v1, whole genome shotgun sequence, one DNA window encodes the following:
- the LOC131680730 gene encoding foot protein 1 variant 2-like, with protein MKLESTKWQSAKWQSAKWQSAKWQSAKWQSAKWQSAKWQSAKWQSAKWQSAKWQSAKWQSAKWQSAKWQSAKWQSAKWQSAKWQSAKWQSAKWQSAKWQSAKWQSAKWQSAKWQSAKWQSAKWQSAKWQSAKWQSAKWQSAKWQSAKWQSAKWQSAKWQSAKWQSAKWQSAKWQSAKWQSAKWQSAKWQSAKWQSAKWQSAKWQSPKWQSAKWQSAKWQSAKWQSAKWQSAKWQSPKWQSAKWQSAKWQSAKWQSAKWQSAKWQSTKWQSAKLIKRNTRDINDVYCLKPLYTAGQ; from the coding sequence ATGAAATTGGAATCTACCAAATGGCAATCGGCCAAATGGCAATCGGCCAAATGGCAATCGGCCAAATGGCAATCGGCCAAATGGCAATCGGCCAAATGGCAATCGGCCAAATGGCAATCGGCCAAATGGCAATCGGCCAAATGGCAATCGGCCAAATGGCAATCGGCCAAATGGCAATCGGCCAAATGGCAATCGGCCAAATGGCAATCGGCCAAATGGCAATCGGCCAAATGGCAATCGGCCAAATGGCAATCGGCCAAATGGCAATCGGCCAAATGGCAATCGGCCAAATGGCAATCGGCCAAATGGCAATCGGCCAAATGGCAATCGGCCAAATGGCAATCGGCCAAATGGCAATCGGCCAAATGGCAATCGGCCAAATGGCAATCGGCCAAATGGCAATCGGCCAAATGGCAATCGGCCAAATGGCAATCGGCCAAATGGCAATCGGCCAAATGGCAATCGGCCAAATGGCAATCGGCCAAATGGCAATCGGCCAAATGGCAATCGGCCAAATGGCAATCGGCCAAATGGCAATCGGCCAAATGGCAATCGGCCAAATGGCAATCGGCCAAATGGCAATCGGCCAAATGGCAATCGGCCAAATGGCAATCACCCAAATGGCAATCGGCCAAATGGCAATCGGCCAAATGGCAATCGGCCAAATGGCAATCGGCCAAATGGCAATCGGCCAAATGGCAATCGCCCAAATGGCAATCGGCCAAATGGCAATCGGCCAAATGGCAATCGGCCAAATGGCAATCGGCCAAATGGCAATCGGCCAAATGGCAATCGACCAAATGGCAATCGGCCAAActcatcaaacgcaacactcgtgATATCAATGATGTGTATTGTCTAAAACCACtatacactgctggccaataa